Genomic DNA from Candidatus Sulfurimonas marisnigri:
ACAGGTCCAGATACAGCCCCTGTTTTTTTAGAACTGTAAGATAGGTAAATACCTAAAATTATAAGCATAGGAGCAATCATAATAACTCTTGTCATCTTAACAATAACAGCAGAATTTGCCATATCAGCAGGTGCTCCAGCAACCGAAGCCGGGACTGCTACAACTTGGGCAACTTCATGAATAGTTCCACCAACATATATACCAAACTCTTTAGGGCTCATGTGAAAAAAGCCAGTAGCTGGCTCAATTATTGCAGTGTATAAAACAGGGTATAAAAACATTGAAATTGTTCCAAAAAGAACGACCATAGAGACTGCTATTGCAGTTTTATGCTCCTCAGCCTTTAAGACTGGTTCTGTTGCCAAAACTGCTGCTGCACCGCATACTGAAGCACCTGATGATATTAACATTGAAGTATCTTTTTCCATTCCAAACAACTTAAATCCAGCCCAACTTCCGAGTATAAATGTAGTTGAGAGCATAACAAGAGAGACCATAAATCCCTCCATTCCAACCTCAGCAATCTGCTGAAACGTTATACGAAATCCATAAAAGACTATTGCAAAACGTAAAATCTTTTTACCAGAAAAAGTTATTCCGCCACTCCACTCTGCCGGTGTATTATTGTGAAGAGTATTTGCATAAAATATCCCCATCACGATACCGATAACCAGAGGTGAAATCCCTAAAGAACGGATGAATTCCACATCTGAAATCATAGTAGCTGCTGCTGCA
This window encodes:
- a CDS encoding YeiH family protein; the protein is MPFSATNRKGTINGIVFVAIFAAAATMISDVEFIRSLGISPLVIGIVMGIFYANTLHNNTPAEWSGGITFSGKKILRFAIVFYGFRITFQQIAEVGMEGFMVSLVMLSTTFILGSWAGFKLFGMEKDTSMLISSGASVCGAAAVLATEPVLKAEEHKTAIAVSMVVLFGTISMFLYPVLYTAIIEPATGFFHMSPKEFGIYVGGTIHEVAQVVAVPASVAGAPADMANSAVIVKMTRVIMIAPMLIILGIYLSYSSKKTGAVSGPVKLVIPWFAVYFVGMAGFNSLQLVPQNIVDVINEIDTFLLTMAMTALGMGTRFAKFKGLGLAPVYTAGLLFIWLVVGGFVVTKWVMATF